In one window of Microtus pennsylvanicus isolate mMicPen1 chromosome 2, mMicPen1.hap1, whole genome shotgun sequence DNA:
- the Mmp24os gene encoding protein MMP24OS, whose translation MGAFLSGGQDGPEPAQPQPPAPEDPQQPQPEPGPWGPLDDVRFLIACTSWY comes from the coding sequence ATGGGCGCTTTCCTGAGTGGTGGCCAGGATGGCCCGGAGCCCGCACAGCCCCAGCCTCCGGCGCCAGAGGATCCGCAGCAGCCTCAGCCCGAGCCCGGTCCATGGGGACCACTGGATGATGTGCGCTTTCTAATCGCCTGCACATCCTGGTACTGA